In Thermoanaerobaculia bacterium, the genomic stretch CCGACGATCGGCGACGTTGGGCGGCGGGTCGAGGCGCCCTTCGCGCGCTCGCGAGCCGTTATCTCGGCGCGTCGCCCCGCGAGCTCCGCTTCGAATACGGCGCTTCGGGAAAGCCGCGGATTCGCGATGCTCGCCTTCGCTTCAGCCTTTCGCGCTCGGAGGGTGCCATCCTGCTCACTTTTTCGGCAGACCGCGAGCTCGGCGCGGACCTCGAGCGAGTCCGCCGCGGATTCGACGGCGAAGAGATCGCGGGCAGGTTTTTTGCTCCCGGGGAGGTTGCGTCTTTGGCGGCCCTGCCCGAAGGCATCCGTTCCGAAGCTTTTTTTCGTTGCTGGACCGCAAAGGAGGCCTATCTGAAAGGGCGAGGCGATGGACTCGGATACCCCCTCGAGGCGTTCGAGGTGCCGGTCGGGGCGAAGGACCCCTGCCGTCTCCGCGGACATCGAGAGCCGGGGGAAACGAGCCGCTGGTGGCTCCTGCCCATGACGCCCGCGGAAGGCTATGTGTCGACGATCGCCGTCGATGGCGATCTTCCGGCGGTGCTCCGATTCGAGGCGGGACGGGCGTGAGCGCGGTCGCGGCGGTTCCCGAGCGTCCGACGATCGTCATCCGCCCGTCGCAAGGCTGGATGTCGCTCGGGCTCGCGGAGATCTGGGAATACCGGGAGCTCCTCTACTTCCTCGTCTGGCGCGACGTGAAGGTCCGCTACAAGCAGACCGCGCTCGGCGCCGCGTGGGCGGTCATCCAGCCGCTCATGACGATGATCGTCTTCACGATCTTCTTCGGAAAGCTCGCCAACGTCGGATCGGAAGGTCTGCCGTATCCGATTTTTTCCTACGCCGGTCTCCTTCCGTGGACGTTCTTCGCGCAGGGACTCTCGATGTCCTCGGACAGCCTCGTCGGATCCTCGAACCTCATCAAACGGGTGTACTTCCCGCGCCTCGTCATCCCCGCGTCGTCGGTTCTCGCGGGCGTCGTGGATTTCTCGATCGCGTTCGTGATCCTCGTGGGGATGATGTTCGCGTACCACATTCACCCGACGGCGGGAATCGTGCTGCTCCCCCTGTTCCTGCTCCTCGCGCTCACGACCGCCCTCGGCGTCGGGGTCTGGCTGTCCGCGCTCAACGTCGAATATCGGGACGTCAAGTACGTCGTCCCGTTCGTCGTCCAGCTCTGGCTCTTCGTCACCCCCGTGATCTACCCGTCGACGAAGGTGACGACGTGGCTCGCCTCCCACGGGATCCCGACCTGGATCTACGGCCTGAACCCGATGACGGGAGTCGTCGAAGGCTTCCGGTGGGCGCTCCTCGGAACGGGAACCGGCCCGGGTCCGGTCATCCTCGCGAGCGGGCTCATGTCGGCCGCGATGCTGCTCGCGGGCGCTTTCTACTTCCGCCGGATGGAGAGGACGTTCGCCGATGTGGTCTGAGGGGAAGCCGTTCCGCGAAGCGCTGCCGGAGCGCGGCCGGACGGCACGGGGGGAAGGCTGCGTCGTGATCGGGGAGGTGGCGCAGGCGCACGACGGCAGCCTCGGCATGGCGCACGCGTTCATCGACGCGATCGCCGACGCGGGGGCCGACGCCGTCAAGTTCCAGACGCACATCGCGGCGGCCGAGAGCACGCCCGCCGAGCCGTGGCGGGTGCGGTTCTCGCCGCAGGACGCGACGCGCTACGACTACTGGAAGCGCATGGAATTTCCGGAGGAGGCGTGGCGCGGGCTGCGTGCGCACGCCGAGGAGCGCGGACTCTGGTTCCTGAGCTCCCCCTTTTCCCGCGCGGCGGTCGACCTCCTCGAAGGCGTCGGGGTCGCGGCCTGGAAGGTCGCCTCGGGGGAGACCGGGAGCGGCGACCTCCTCGATGCGATCCTCGCGACCGGACGGCCGGTCATCCTCTCGACCGGAATGAGCGCGTGGCCGGAGATCGATGACGCCGTCGCCCGCGTGCGCCGACGCGGCGTGCCCCTCGCCCTGCTCCAGTGCACGTCCGCGTACCCCTGTCCGCCCGAAAAGGTCGGCGTGAACGTTCTCGAGCTCTACCGGCAGCGGTACGGGGTTCCGGCGGGTCTTTCCGACCATTCCGGCAAGATCTTTCCGGGGCTCGCGGCCGCGACGCTCGGCGCGGACGTCGTCGAGGTCCACGTCGCGT encodes the following:
- a CDS encoding 4'-phosphopantetheinyl transferase superfamily protein, which encodes MTSMALPPGEIHVWWYDTRAGASEETEAWTDFLDSAERDRAESFRFPDDRRRWAAGRGALRALASRYLGASPRELRFEYGASGKPRIRDARLRFSLSRSEGAILLTFSADRELGADLERVRRGFDGEEIAGRFFAPGEVASLAALPEGIRSEAFFRCWTAKEAYLKGRGDGLGYPLEAFEVPVGAKDPCRLRGHREPGETSRWWLLPMTPAEGYVSTIAVDGDLPAVLRFEAGRA
- a CDS encoding ABC transporter permease; the encoded protein is MSAVAAVPERPTIVIRPSQGWMSLGLAEIWEYRELLYFLVWRDVKVRYKQTALGAAWAVIQPLMTMIVFTIFFGKLANVGSEGLPYPIFSYAGLLPWTFFAQGLSMSSDSLVGSSNLIKRVYFPRLVIPASSVLAGVVDFSIAFVILVGMMFAYHIHPTAGIVLLPLFLLLALTTALGVGVWLSALNVEYRDVKYVVPFVVQLWLFVTPVIYPSTKVTTWLASHGIPTWIYGLNPMTGVVEGFRWALLGTGTGPGPVILASGLMSAAMLLAGAFYFRRMERTFADVV
- a CDS encoding N-acetylneuraminate synthase family protein, yielding MWSEGKPFREALPERGRTARGEGCVVIGEVAQAHDGSLGMAHAFIDAIADAGADAVKFQTHIAAAESTPAEPWRVRFSPQDATRYDYWKRMEFPEEAWRGLRAHAEERGLWFLSSPFSRAAVDLLEGVGVAAWKVASGETGSGDLLDAILATGRPVILSTGMSAWPEIDDAVARVRRRGVPLALLQCTSAYPCPPEKVGVNVLELYRQRYGVPAGLSDHSGKIFPGLAAATLGADVVEVHVAFSRRMFGPDVPVSLVFEELAQLVEGIRFIERMRAHPVDKDEAARETAPLRGLFTKSVVAGRDLAAGTILTRDVLAVKKPGSGIPAARLPELVGARLVRDVHADELLALSDVEAAR